From a region of the Mycolicibacterium sp. MU0050 genome:
- a CDS encoding NYN domain-containing protein, with protein sequence MTDTEMSAAEVDSEDADETGVTASVDDDSLNLGEAPSVLRVLLVWDAPNLDMGLGAILGGRPTAAYRPRFDALGRWLLGRTAEISADFPDRTVEPEATVFTNIAPGSADVVRPWVEALRNVGFAVFAKPKIDDDSDVDSDMLEHIALRRSEGLGALLVASADGQAFRQPLEQIARDDGTDVAVLGFREHASWALASDTLEFVDLEDIPGVFREPLPRIGLDSLPEEGAWLQPFRPLSSLLASRA encoded by the coding sequence ATGACCGACACGGAGATGAGCGCGGCGGAAGTCGACAGCGAGGACGCCGACGAGACCGGCGTCACCGCATCCGTCGATGACGATTCGCTGAATCTCGGTGAGGCGCCGTCGGTGCTGCGGGTGCTGCTGGTCTGGGACGCCCCCAATCTGGACATGGGACTCGGCGCCATCCTGGGCGGCCGTCCGACCGCCGCCTACCGGCCCCGGTTCGACGCGCTGGGACGCTGGCTGCTGGGCCGCACCGCGGAGATCTCCGCGGATTTCCCCGACCGGACCGTCGAGCCCGAGGCCACCGTCTTCACCAACATCGCCCCTGGCAGCGCCGACGTGGTGCGGCCGTGGGTGGAGGCGCTGCGGAACGTCGGCTTCGCCGTCTTCGCCAAACCCAAGATCGACGACGACAGCGACGTCGACAGCGACATGCTCGAGCACATCGCGCTGCGGCGTTCCGAAGGTCTGGGGGCGCTGTTGGTCGCCTCGGCCGATGGTCAGGCGTTTCGGCAGCCGCTGGAACAGATTGCCAGGGATGACGGCACCGACGTGGCTGTCCTCGGATTTCGTGAACATGCCAGCTGGGCGCTAGCGTCGGATACCTTGGAGTTCGTCGACCTGGAAGACATTCCTGGTGTCTTCCGGGAGCCGCTCCCGCGAATCGGCCTCGATTCGCTACCGGAAGAGGGGGCGTGGCTGCAGCCGTTCAGGCCGTTGTCCTCGCTGCTTGCGTCTCGGGCATGA
- the trmB gene encoding tRNA (guanosine(46)-N7)-methyltransferase TrmB — MGDDIGMRAQPGTEPAGRPAEADDRSAAPRHRRVTSFRTRRSALSDNQHATWDRRWPELGIVARSGPDQPERLDTAAWFGRTAPLVLEIGCGTGTSTLAMAQAEPDVDVIAVEVYKRGLAQLLSAIDREGVTNIRLVRGDGVDVLEHLITPGSLTGVRVFFPDPWPKARHHKRRLLQPATVALIADGLRPGGILHAATDHADYAEQIAEVGDAEPRLRRVAATAQLPISVQRPTTKYESKAHTVGSPINELIWERL; from the coding sequence ATGGGAGACGATATAGGGATGCGTGCGCAACCTGGAACCGAACCGGCGGGCCGTCCCGCCGAGGCGGACGACCGGTCGGCGGCACCTCGGCACCGTCGGGTGACCAGCTTTCGGACTCGACGTTCGGCCCTGAGCGACAACCAGCACGCCACCTGGGACCGCCGGTGGCCGGAGCTGGGCATCGTCGCCCGTTCGGGCCCGGACCAGCCGGAACGACTGGACACCGCGGCCTGGTTCGGCCGCACCGCGCCGCTGGTGCTCGAGATCGGCTGCGGAACCGGCACCTCGACGCTGGCGATGGCCCAGGCCGAGCCCGACGTCGACGTGATCGCCGTCGAGGTCTACAAGCGCGGTCTGGCGCAGCTGCTCAGCGCCATCGACCGCGAGGGGGTCACCAACATCCGGCTGGTCCGCGGGGACGGTGTCGACGTGCTGGAGCACCTCATCACCCCCGGATCCCTGACCGGGGTCCGGGTCTTCTTCCCGGACCCATGGCCGAAGGCCCGCCACCACAAGCGGCGGCTGCTGCAGCCCGCCACCGTCGCGCTGATCGCCGACGGCCTGCGGCCGGGCGGGATCCTGCACGCCGCCACCGACCATGCCGACTACGCCGAACAGATCGCGGAGGTCGGCGACGCCGAGCCGCGGCTGCGGCGCGTCGCGGCGACGGCACAGCTCCCCATCTCCGTGCAGCGGCCCACCACCAAGTACGAGTCCAAGGCCCACACCGTCGGCAGCCCGATCAACGAGTTGATCTGGGAGCGGCTGTGA
- a CDS encoding phosphoenolpyruvate carboxykinase (GTP) codes for MTSATIPGLDTAPTKHQGLLAWVTEVAELTQPDRVVFADGSEEEYNRLCDQLVEAGTFQRLNPDKQPNSFLALSDPSDVARVESRTFICSEREIDAGPTNNWMDPAEMRPLMTDLYRGCMRGRTMYVVPFCMGPLDAEDPKLGVELTDSEYVVVSMRTMTRMGQAALDKMGEDGFFVKALHSIGAPLEPGQKDVPWPCNDTKYITHFPETREIWSYGSGYGGNALLGKKCYSLRIASAMAHDEGWLAEHMLILKLISPEDKAYYIAAAFPSACGKTNLAMLQPTIPGWRAETVGDDIAWMRFGKDGRLYAVNPEFGFFGVAPGTNWDSNPNAMKTIAGGNTVFTNVAKTDDGDVWWEGLEGDPQHLIDWKGRDWTPDSGEKAAHPNSRYCTPISQCPTLAPEWDDPQGVPISAILFGGRRKTTVPLITQARDWQHGVFIGATLGSEQTAAAEGKVGTVRRDPMAMLPFLGYNVGDYFQHWINIGKNADESKMPAVFFVNWFRRGDDGRFLWPGFGENSRVLKWAIERIENKADGRSTPIGIVPSAEDLDLSNLDVDPADVDEALKVSPEEWRAELPQIEEWFEFVGEKLPTGIKDEFEALKERLA; via the coding sequence ATGACTTCAGCGACTATTCCGGGTCTGGACACCGCGCCGACCAAACATCAGGGCCTTCTCGCCTGGGTTACGGAAGTTGCCGAACTCACGCAGCCTGACCGGGTGGTGTTTGCTGACGGATCCGAGGAAGAATACAACCGGCTGTGCGATCAGCTCGTCGAGGCGGGCACCTTCCAGCGGCTCAACCCGGACAAGCAGCCCAATTCCTTCCTCGCGCTGTCCGACCCCTCCGACGTGGCTCGCGTCGAATCCCGCACCTTCATCTGCTCCGAGCGGGAGATCGACGCCGGACCCACCAACAACTGGATGGACCCGGCCGAGATGCGGCCGCTGATGACCGATCTGTACCGCGGCTGCATGCGCGGCCGCACCATGTACGTCGTCCCGTTCTGCATGGGCCCGCTGGATGCCGAGGACCCCAAGCTGGGCGTCGAGCTCACCGACTCCGAATACGTCGTCGTCTCGATGCGCACCATGACCCGGATGGGGCAGGCCGCCCTGGACAAGATGGGCGAGGACGGGTTCTTCGTCAAGGCGCTGCACTCGATCGGTGCGCCGCTGGAGCCCGGCCAGAAGGACGTGCCCTGGCCCTGCAACGACACCAAGTACATCACCCACTTCCCGGAAACCCGCGAAATCTGGAGCTACGGTTCGGGTTACGGCGGCAACGCGCTGCTCGGCAAGAAGTGCTACTCGCTGCGGATCGCCTCGGCGATGGCCCACGACGAGGGCTGGTTGGCCGAGCACATGCTGATCCTCAAGCTGATCTCGCCGGAGGACAAGGCCTATTACATTGCCGCCGCCTTCCCGTCGGCCTGCGGTAAGACCAACCTCGCGATGCTGCAGCCGACCATCCCCGGCTGGCGCGCCGAGACCGTCGGTGACGACATCGCCTGGATGCGGTTCGGCAAGGACGGCCGGCTCTACGCGGTCAACCCGGAATTCGGCTTTTTCGGCGTGGCGCCGGGCACCAACTGGGATTCCAACCCCAACGCCATGAAGACCATCGCGGGCGGCAACACCGTGTTCACCAACGTCGCCAAGACCGACGACGGCGATGTGTGGTGGGAGGGCCTCGAGGGCGATCCGCAGCACCTGATCGACTGGAAGGGTCGCGACTGGACGCCGGATTCCGGCGAGAAGGCCGCGCACCCCAACTCGCGCTACTGCACCCCGATTTCGCAGTGCCCCACGCTGGCCCCGGAGTGGGACGACCCGCAGGGCGTGCCGATCTCGGCCATCCTGTTCGGTGGCCGCCGCAAGACCACGGTGCCGTTGATCACCCAGGCCCGCGACTGGCAGCACGGCGTATTCATCGGCGCCACACTGGGTTCCGAGCAGACCGCCGCCGCCGAGGGCAAGGTCGGCACCGTCCGCCGCGACCCGATGGCCATGTTGCCGTTCCTCGGCTACAACGTCGGCGACTACTTCCAGCACTGGATCAACATCGGCAAGAACGCCGACGAGTCCAAGATGCCGGCCGTGTTCTTCGTCAACTGGTTCCGCCGCGGCGACGACGGCCGGTTCCTGTGGCCCGGCTTCGGTGAGAACAGCCGGGTGCTCAAGTGGGCGATCGAGCGCATCGAGAACAAGGCCGACGGCCGCAGCACCCCGATCGGCATCGTGCCCTCCGCCGAGGATCTGGACCTCAGCAACCTGGACGTGGACCCCGCCGACGTCGACGAGGCGTTGAAGGTCAGCCCCGAGGAGTGGCGCGCCGAGCTGCCGCAGATCGAGGAGTGGTTCGAGTTCGTCGGCGAGAAGCTGCCGACCGGCATCAAGGACGAGTTCGAGGCCCTCAAGGAACGCCTGGCCTGA